DNA from Musa acuminata AAA Group cultivar baxijiao chromosome BXJ1-5, Cavendish_Baxijiao_AAA, whole genome shotgun sequence:
CAAACCAGTTCCCGTCCTACTTGCTTTATTTTCCAATAAAGATGGTATGATTCTTTGTTTTTCCAAAATTTAATTATAGGCTTCTTGCTAAGTTGCCATAATCATCATGCCTAACACATCAATGtttacttttatttttcatgttttACAAAAAACCTAAGGATATTTGAgtgaagatacaaaaagccaaATGACAAAGAATTTCATAATTTACAAGGTTCTTTGGATATATAAGttggcatgaaaaacatagttagTGGATTTAGATCACAATGCTAAGGTATCTTGGTCCTACAACTAAAGTTGATTAAGCAATGAGTGGTTCATATGCATGAAGTGACTTTGAAACACTGCATAGCACACCTTAATTTGGATGTGTCAAGATTTCCACCAAGTTCTGTGGGCGAAAAACCAGAATATAGAATTCCACAAACAAATGCCACCATCTGCAAGAAATCTATAATTATATATCATGGAATATACTACAGAAACCTTGGTTACAAATTCTTGCATCTTATTTAAATTAACAGCTTAGAGGAAACAAGCAGCCCAGAAACCTGTAAGTGGTAGCCTAAAGCAATATCCAGAgacaatatagaaatgcaaataaCACTTTATATAAACAAACTAGTAATGTTCTCTATAAATTAGACAAGTTGGAACCTGGTGCAGTCCTTATATACAAGAATAAACTACAGGCTTCGTCTCATATTTTGGACTTCTAACtatatcaaaaggagaattgttATCTGTCGTATAAGGCAGTGTCTACATAAGTTCATTTAACTTGATAAAATACTGCAAGCTTTTGTAACTATTGGAATCAGTAAAAAGAAAGATGATGCCTTCCACTGATTGTCATACTCATCCTATCAACATATAATTGTTCGATTTTCAATAGGTAAAGTCTTTCTGGAGAAGCGCTTGAAAGACTAATAATAAGTCGAGAAAGAATAATTCCCAAGATCAGAGATTAAAATATTGGTCCAACACCTATACAGACTGGTGGGTGGTCTAGTATGGTTATGGTACAGGGTGAGGAACCGACACTTGGTACAGTCAATACCATCtagaacacagagagagagagagagagagagagagagagagagagagaggaggaggaggaggaggaggaggcggtggaAGAAGCATGAAATTAAATTTCACTGGGTTTGAGTTGTACTAACCAGTATTTACCAGTCCAGCAGGCACCGAACTTCCCATTTCGAATGGTTTGATCCTGTTTTTTCATTTTCTAAAGATGTTAGTTGCAGGTTTTTCCTTTTACAGGACCTGAACCAAAccagtttttttcttttaacgaGGATCCAAACTGTCCCGTCTAGGGCTCGTGACTCCTCATGAGCATGTCCTCTTCACGTATTCTCCCTCTCAACACTGTCATGTCATTCGCTGCCCGCTGCCTACCACtatttctccttttcttcttctcctcctcttcctccaccacctccttcttcctcctctttattTCTCTCTTCTTGCTTCCTCCTTCCTTCTTTTCCATTCTCCCTACCCGCCTCCCCAGCAGAATAATATCATGGTACATGCTGGCATACCATATGTCGACATGAACCAGACCCACACCAGTCTGGTTGTTGACTGGTATGCGTTCAGTACCTGAAATTTCATTCCTTCGGAAGAGGCAGAGGTGGTGGATTATGGTAGGACTTGGAGGTGGTAATGTGTCAAGCAGCAGGTGGCTGCAATGCAACAGAGAGGAGGTGAAAGGGAGAGAAAGTCTAAAAAACAGAGAGAAAGGGAGAACAAAAAGGAACAAGACACTATGATAGCGGACATCACGATAGGCCTGGTACAATGAGTTTGCCAAGTGATACAATTCATAAAAACTGTATCAGACCATCTCATCCAGGTATGTGTTCGCATTGACTGCCAAACAGGTAAATACAGAACTGTACTTGCTGACATGGTCAGTATTCAAATCATGCTTGAGATACATCTTgacttataattatgaaaatgttCTAGTATCCACAAATATTTCACTACCACTTTGTGCTGTTATGCTCAACATCATTTGCCCTTGACACATGAGAGTAAGATTTTCTATATTTTCAAAATGAAAATAACTTAGCAGAGAGAACATATTCCAACACTGCAAACGCTAAAAATGTTGATAAGACACTATCAGTAAAAACCCTATCAGAGTACAACCAATCTTCTGatccattaaaaattcacaagtccTAGCCAAACTTTGCTTCTAAAGCAGTTGACATCAACACAAAAAATTGAATTAAATCTAGATGTTTCTTTTGTTGTCACCAAAAGAAAATTACAGTGGCTAATTATGCATGTTAAACTGCAGATAAATAATCTACCAATCAGATGTAAATACATGGGTTATAACTTGTCACAAAGTACTAGACAAAGTTGGTATCAGTGCCTACATACTTCTCATATGACAGCATAATGTTTGCAAAGTGCAGAGTGTAAAGATATTAcaattttttgttattattattttttatgtagTCAAGGAAGGAACAACATTTCAGAAGCATACTCATTCAACTGAAAGTTAGAAGTGACTTCTACAAAACCAGATGAAAATGCATCATGATGTAAACCAGGACAAGACACATGTTTTTCTTGTAACAGGCATTGAAAGTATAATATGTTGATCAGTTACTCTTGGATCTTGTTAAAACTAGCTTACCCACAAGCCACATAACTTACAATATTTACTATGGATGTAGCATTCCACAGTGCATATACACGAGCAAGTGATGATCTTTTCGGTCCTCGGCTGAATAAAGCATTAAGACCAGCCGGAAAAGGAGAAAGCAGTGATAGGGGAAGTATAAGAAGGACAGCAAGAAAAGCCCCAAGGGATATCCAATAGAATTGAACTAGTGTAAGAAGGGTAACACTAAAATCTCCCAAAAGCATGATACATATCAGCAGCTGTAATGTTTCCTGAAATAAAAGCAATCATATCATCCTTACAAAATTTGGCCTGAAAATGTTAAAAAGTTTAAAGGCTCTTTAACACCACGTCATTACCTGAAAGCCTACAGGCCTGGTATTTTGTAGTAAAAGAGAAAGTGGGAACAAATAGTCCCTTCTATAATCCAATGATTTTAATGTTACTTCATTTATTATCCCACCATTTACTCCTCCAGTCAACTTCTTGCATGACATTGTGTGACTAGTACAAGGTTGACTTTGCTGTAATGGCTTTAAGATCTTGCTTGAAACTGAAGAGTTTTTCCTGGGAGCACATAAAGAAATTATGATACACATGTATGAGAAGGAACTTAGTTTTAGTAGTCAAGAAGACAGAAAAATAAAGGCAATTCTAATCACCGTACATGTTTCTGGCGCATCTTGGACTATTACTTGTATCTAACATGTCTGACTGGTGCACATTGTTGAAGAAATACTCGTTTAGAGCTACCAATATACCTAGTTGGTAATAACCAGAAGCAGTGGCCTGAAACCAACCCAGTTCAACTCTTACACCATGGTGCTCAAGTTGGAAATTTGCATGGCTATTTGTCCAAGCAACAACAGGATGCAGTGCAGAACGAATGCATCCTTGCCTTACTGTCCTCAACTGAGCATTGAACCCAGCAACAAGTCTATTCCAGATTGCTGTTGAGACAtactaccaaaaaaaaaaaaactactaaaGATGCTAGACAATGTTAGTGATATATCAAGATGCAAGATGAAAACTGTAAACTGATTATATACCTGACCGAGGAGATTGGTCAATAATGTATCACTGTGAAGATAGTAAGGGGACATATAGCTTCCGTCACCACCAAAAATTATGCACATAGGGAATCTCTTCTGGATAGTTGAGGCTATGTCTAGCCGTTTTTCATCGCCACCAAGAAAGAAATCAATGTAGGCAACCATCAAATCAGGGGACGAACCAACCTACAAAGTTGCCACTTGTAAGACAATGTCTGTACACTATTCAATATTAGTACTCAATGAGAAAGCCCATAAAAGCATTTAATGTTAACTAAGTTCCAACAGGAGAAGATAATCTGGTGTTCCCTGAAGCTATGCTTTGCTGCAAAAGAAATAGGAACATCTTTCAAAGTTGaccatgtagatatatatatacatagagagagagagagagagactggttTTAATGTTGATTTAAATAGAAAATACTAGTCTGTATTTTCTATCCTCCATCTCCCATCACTTTTTTATCTAAAAAACCTAGGTCACGAAGATGTATTTTACATCTAAAACTGAGTCTAAGTCTACAAAGTCCAAGTTCAAACAAAAGTCAGGTATAGGTCTAGCTTAAGTCAAGTCCTATTAGTTACAATATCTTGTTAATTTTGAGGTCAATAGGACCTGAAATCAGATACATTTAAACTTGTATTAAGGGTTTATTTAATAAATTCAGCTACTATTTTCTTTTTTGGCATTTAAAAGTCCTGGGTTAAAGATCACctacttttaatattttttaaaataggaTAACGTATGGAACAATTGGTAAATTCATAACACACATATTTTAAAAAAGAATACGGTTGCTGATGCTGCTCACTTCACCTTTATCCACTTTTCCTTCTCTGTTCCCTATATCTCTCAAAATTTCTCCTTACCTGTATATTCTTTAATAAACAAAATTCCAGCAGAAAACACGTAGAGAGTTGTCCTTTGACCAAAAGAAGTTGGGTCAACTGATCAACATTGGAGTCCGCTCTAAACTTTGACCTCCAAAAAAAGGGGTCATACTAACAAAACAGAAGCTAAACATGGAAAGTAATTTCAATAATTGAAAGAAAACAATAGTCGAATTATAAACACTATAAAATGAGACATTTCAGGGATAGCAACAGTGCAATAGATTAAATAATGAGCATTGTGAATTACTAGAGATGATGGTATGTTCCTAAATTTAGCAAGGAAAGAGAATCCAAAACTTGAAGAGGCAGTAAAAAGGGCAGCCACTCTAGCTAATCCAGGATATAGGGACCATTAAAGTATCAAAGTCTTCCACCAGCAAGTGGAGTAGTACCCTATGACTTGAATCATTGGCACTTAAGTTGTAAAGGAGCAATCATAAAGTAGAGCAAAGGCTCATTATTAAAACATAATGTAGCACAACCAAAATCCATGGCAACTAGATTCAAGCTATACTAAACTGCTGTAGATACATCAAATGAGCGACAACCAGCAAGAAACCACTAAACAAGTTTGGATAACCCTGACTTAAAGATTCCACAAGTCCAAATAAAAATCATCACTGGTAATTTTGCAAATGCTAAGATCTATTTGATTGGATAATCCTAGTTTTGGGAAAtaaaatacatataaatatagTTGATTCCCAAAAATTGTTATTTTCTAAATTTGATAGTGAGATGACTTTTCACAAATCTTTTACTGTATGAAAGATATTACTTTCAAAAatattaacatttaaagaaatgtttacaaaaaaaaaaacaaaaaaagttatCAAACATGTTTTGCATCTCATTTCCAAAACCATTAAGATGATGACAAATGGGATATCTGAACTTCTTATTTTCATATTATAAACATATACTTTCTTATTTACATATTATCCAGTCATTTATTCTTTTACTTTCCGAACAGAATggccataaaatttaatatttttaatacgtGATGTTCTCAATATAAAAAGTTTATGCTTTCCCAGATTATCCACTAAAGAATTTTATCAAGCAAACCGTATGAGAAATAACACTACATATGTCAAACCTTCATCCCTTTGTAAAGAGCTCGTGATCTGCATGAGCGAAGGCATGAGTGGTCATATTCTGATTTGACATATTCTTGAAGTCGATGAATCTTCTTTCTTCGGCGCCATTGTTTCCAAGACCATGCGCATGGATATGCAAGAACTGAAAGTATGCTGTGTACTGACCCTTCCCACCATTCATATGCAGCAACAGAATTAATCCCATCAATGAACCGATTAAAAGCATCTTCGTACCTGAGGATTTTATCACCATTTTTGGAATACAATTATTAAAAATACAGAGAGAACCTACTCTACCATTATTTTGCACCAAAATGATCTATCCTTTAAAATAATAACATTTGAACATTGCACCATATAGTGTGTTCAGTTGCAATCTGCTGAAGCTCCATGCTGTTTATTTAGACGCATCCAGCAAATAGCacatattttcattaaaagatataCAAATTGACAAAAGAGATGTTTATACTGATCATTCAGGTCTTCTGTTGTCATAAGTGTTTCttctttaaaataataatatttgaacATCGCACCATATAGTGTGTTCAGCTGCAATCTGCCTAAGCTCCACGCTGTTTATTTAGAACATCCAGCAAATAGcacatattttcaataaaagatatACGAATTGATAAAAGAGATGTTTATACTGATCATTCAGGTCTTCTGTTGTCATAAGTGTATCTTCTGACCAATGCACCTTTGGCTAATAACTGCTCTTCCAACAAGCTATCTACAACACGGATGCTTAAATTTTGCCATGGCCAACAAAAAAACAACTTGAAAGATCAAGAGGCTCGAAACTTAGGTAGGTTATCTTTTCACATGGATTGAACATGCCAACAATGCTCTCTGTTGCAGCATAGCTGGATGATCCAGTAGGAGGCCATGCCTGCATACTATTTATAGACCTGTGACTATCACATGATCAACACATTCATGGAATGAAGCCCATGTGTGGCATGTCTTATGGCATGTCAGCTACAGATTACACCATAATAAAAGGCATGATACGCATTACCGGTCCATGCCAGTGTACTGATCAACTGTCAGTATGATACATACCAAGCTATAACAAGCTATACCAAGCGTACGGACACATGATTCACTGGGGTGTACCGATGTACCACTCATACCGATtctctatcggaccggtacataccacccatacCAAGCGGTATGCTTCGATATGTCAAACCTTACTGGAAGATAATGAAATCATTAATTTATTAGttttttcttttgacaagtttaaggTAACTGTAAGCACATGCCTTAATGACACCAACTtgttttaaagaaaaaattgagCACTGAGCACATCATGTGAGAAAGGCCATGTGGGAAAATGTGAAAGAAGACAAGAAGTGATTGCATAAATTGGTGTTATGAATGGTGGGAATATGTGCATGATTGCATATAATTTTCTTTGCTAAAAAAGAAGCTATCTTACACAATTCCAATAATTGCATTTGGTGGAGAGTAAGAAAGATGCCAAGGCTCTCTGAATGTATTTGAGCCCATGAAGTACATCCTGTGCACATGGCTTTGAGTTTCTTCAGCTCTGCTAGTCCCTGGAACCTAGATTTCCAATCATCATTACAGGGGAAGGTCATGCTacagttttagcacaaaatgcaAACAGATGTAATAGAGAAAAATTAGTTTAAATCATTAAAATGCTTTAAAAACAAACTATTTGGATGAATAGACGTACCTCTGCTAGGGAAAGCAGATAGGGAAAAGAATCAGAAACATCATGCTGCATCGAACTTGCAGACCGATAAGAGAGATCACTTCCAATCATCTTAATTCTTAAAGCACTTAGCAGAAGTGCTATTATAACCAAAAGAAATGATAGAAGAATAGCAAAAGGCCATGGACCACCAAATGTATGCATTAAATCTTCAAGTGGTGTGTAACAGTTGGGCATCTTGTACTTCTCTGATAGACATTTATATGGACAGGATGGTTGTGTAACACCTCCTGCAAAAAGAAAAATGAGCATATCATGGGTTTGAAAGCCAAGAAATCTTCTTTGATCTTAAAAATAGATTATCAATATAAATCTTTGCTAAATGTAAGCTTTCTTCACCAGAAATTGACACTAGAAAAATTATACAATACAAAGTGATTACCCCTCACATAAATGAAGTTTGCCCGTCTAGGAAGTACATCTAGAGAGCAAGGAACACAAAGTGATGAGTTAGATCCAACGACATCCTTGTATGTGCCTACTGGGCATTCCTGAAATATGTTCACATAACCATCTGTGTTCAACCATATGACATAAACAATGAACAACTTCAGCTATGTAAAATACGCACTAGCAATGTTCACCAACTTGATTGGGGCAAATATAGTCATTAGAAGAAATACAAGTGAATGACATAAGAAGGAACAATATCCTTGGGAAAAATAAGATTCCATGCAGATACTAGCTTTGATTTGTTTGTCAGATGTCATCATATTCGCACTGTTCTATAGGATAACATTCTCCAGTTGCCAAACCTGATTCCAAGTGCCTCTGAGATCTCAATTCAACCAGGGACCACTCTTAAGATATCTGTTAGATCCCTTTGAACAAGCATTTAACACTTTGCCTTTGTGCACAGACATATTTAATGTTAATGATAATCCTCCAAGCACCAAAATTATATAATAGATGAATATAGAATGTACGAAAATGGAAGGATATAAGAGCTCTACCATCAACTGCAGCACAAAATTCAAGAATTCTGATGGATATAAAGTACATATTTTACTTAGTCTTGTAAGATAACTTTAATTTAAGGGCCCTATTCCCAACTCTTTAAGGCCAGCTACATGGATCCTTATCCTCAACAAGTAACAGGCTAAACAGAAAGAAAAAccaaatcaacataaaaacagagattttaataattaaaagacAGTTTGAACTTGAACAGTTAAGTGCATGGTACCACAATTTAGATATTATGAGTAATTACTGACAGAAAGTAACAAAAACTGGCTACTTAAGTGAACATACAGTGCAGAATGTGCCATAGAGCCCCTTGGGACACTTCTTTCCTGTGATAGTTCCTTCTTCCCCATGATATCCACCATTGCTTCCGGTTCCTCCACTGTGATAAATAAAAATCTTTAAAACTCAAATAATCTAATTCTAGGGCCATAACAACATATTATGAAGAATTGAGGACAATATTTAACTACAAAACATAATATGAGGACTTAATGCACCAAGCAGAAAATTACAGTACGTTATAACGGAAGTAAAAACAATACATGTAACTGAATGATTCAACCACAATGTCTTAAGTGTATGACCTTGTCCTATATGCCTAAAACCAATGTTCGCTATTTTGCCCGGACCAGTACGAAACGGACGGCAAGTACTGGTCTGAGCGCTGATCAGTACACAGACCCACCCCGGTCCAATCCACCGTATAAAAGGGAAGGGGAAACCCTGGTTTCCCAAATCTCACAAGCAtcgcctccacctccacctccgcctCAGCATGGCTCAAGAGCATCACCTTCGATGCTGTGATTGACAGTGACCTCCGCTTGCCTCAACCTCACTGCACTGCCACATCTCAAGTAaggtcttctcctcttcctctttcctcctccctcctccgctgcttcctcttcttccctctttcttccttcttcctctgctatcccttcctcttctcctttattATTCCTCTCAGAAACATTGGTACTTaccagtgtaccatgtgtcagtacaccAGTACATGTCGTGCCGCCGGCCGACTGGCACGCCGACTCTGACCGGTAAGGCAAACCTTGCCAAAAACCACATTTAGAAGTGTGAGGGACTATGAGATCTATAGGCACCAACATTGAAGTTGTAATTGTCTAAAATATTTCAGACACAATTCTCATGTTATGTGGATGAACTCAGGTTTCCTACCCAAGCAACACTCTAGATCTGGAATTAGCTACATCAAAACAAGCGATCGACTTGTATTAGTCATTATCGACTCTTCTGAACCCTTACCGGCATACAACAATCAACATCAGTTCGAGTAATCTTGAAATATTCCATTGAACTGGTATGTAAACCATTCATGCCAAGCCACACAATCTGGTATGTAAATCCATGGCCTAGTCTACACAGGCTACCATCTATACATCATTGGTGAAACATTCTACAAATGCTCATTTGGCACAACAAAAGGTTCTTGTCAGTCACATAAGCTGCTGCTAAACTTCCTAGTTGCCTATAATTAGGACCATTTTAATGACAAAAAATGAAATCACCCGTTCATAAGGTTTCATCATTGACAATTCTAATGGTGGTTCAGAAATAAGTAATTTATTTGTATACCAAACTAATATTCATAACCAAGAATTTTGAACCAACATATGAATAGCATCAATAATTTTGCAAATATCTACAGATGTAATATCCAATTAAGTAATTAATTGTGATAAAAATGCAACAaatcatacgaaatgtgttttttTACACAAATTAAAAGAAGCCATACCTTGACATGATTGTACCATTTACAGAAGCAATCTGAACATATTCGTCTCCTGTAGCAATATTTGACCAATCAAAGTGTATTCTTCCAccgcctccaccaccaccaccaactggGCCACCAGTACCACCAGCTACTGACAATGATGAATTCTCCTCAAGTATAAGAGCTTGAAGGAAAAGAAGTATTGTACCACCAGAACCACCACCAACACCACCCATCAAACTTCCGTTATAGTTTCTTGATGATTGCAGATGGCTTTGGCCATCTGCCTTCAAAGAACCATAAATCTCTAATGTAGAAAGCGGCCACTTGATGGAACCCATAACTAGGACAAAGAAATGATATATTGGTCATGAAAGGTCAAAAATAGAAGAGAAAGCAATAAATTAATCCCTCTGAAGATTAAATTACATCTAGCAAAATAAGTATAATTTATGTTGTTatcaattaataaaatattattgtgaGGATTTTTACATCCATGTTGTGCATGAATATCAATTAATAAAAGATGAATTGGACTGGACATAGGTGAATAGAAACTGTGGGATTACTTTCAGTGAAGAACTACAATTTAAACGGAGACTAACAAATACAACGAAATTGTATTTTCCATATTAGATTTTGCAGGAAGCAAGTTATAGCAGCAacttaagaagaaaaagaaaggagctTGTGAAGTTTCACCATCAGAAAATAACTACTGACAATGAAATAGTAAAATTAAGCAGTACTCTTCAGTGGGCACGCACAGTTTGGTTTggttcattttgaaaaatatttccaACCTGAACAAACCTGTTCTGACTGCAAAATTTTAGAATGAGTCCAACCAACCTATATAACAAAACAAATTGAAAGTGCTCAGTTTAGATCAGTCTTTAATCACTTCAAAAATATACTACAagttgaagatatatatatatatatatttatatcaataATTTACATTAACATGTTAGACTCTCAATATATATTTGTTTACGATTTTTTATATGCTAAATATAATTCAATATATGCATATGAGAAACCTGTTCTAATATAATTTACATTAGCATGTTAGAAAAATATTTCCAACCTGAACAAACCTGTTCTGACTACAAAATTTTAGAATGAGCCCAACAAATCTATGTAACAAAACAAATTGAAACTGCTCAGTTTAGATCAGTCTTTAATCACTTCAAAAATAAATTACAagttgaagatatatatatatatatgtatatatatatatatatatatatatatatatttatgtatatatgtatatatgtatatatgtatatatatgtatatatacatatatatatatatacacatatatatatatacatatatatatatatcaataatttGTA
Protein-coding regions in this window:
- the LOC135583204 gene encoding uncharacterized protein LOC135583204 isoform X2 — protein: MTMFSVLKGGYLFWHHVGNFCIFMLLCCLKHSMVKGFTSETLRQESSGLIRNEAYGRNAVDSSEGQSCLSYLDNSGSCQDLKGFGTFDTTCLLNSSLNLDGDLCVYGSGNIEVFPHIAIICPVKGCSIVVNMSGSVKIGEYVNVMAGSVSFDARNLTLDHCATINTTSFGGSPPSQTSGTPIGHDGAGGGHGGRGASCLRSNKTNWGGDVYAWSTLSKPWSYGSKGGSTSAEKRYGGDGGGRIELKVSDTLQLDGFVTAEGGMGGLEGGGGSGGSIIIHALKLKGSGVISAAGGSGWGGGGGGRISLECYSIQDVKITAHGGWSIGCPENAGAAGTIYDNTLQSLRVSNDNFTTRTETPLLDFPMTILWSNVFVECNAKALVPLLWTRVQVRGQIKLIDGGSICFGLSDYPVSEFELVAEELLMSDSVIKVYGAFRMYVKMLLMWDSRIQIDGGGNNDVSTSMLEARNLVVLRHNSVISSNADLGVYGQGLLKLSGHGDGIKAQRLFLSLFYNIEVGPGSLLQAPLDENIGSSLATQSLCESQTCPKELLMPPDDCHVNDSLSFTLQICRVEDLTISGIIRGSIIHIHRARTVAIDADGIISASELGCKEGIGKGKFLKYGAGGGAGHGGRGGSGFYNGLLIDGGRKYGDADLPCELGSGSSGSSESLENVAGGGMIVMGSIKWPLSTLEIYGSLKADGQSHLQSSRNYNGSLMGGVGGGSGGTILLFLQALILEENSSLSVAGGTGGPVGGGGGGGGRIHFDWSNIATGDEYVQIASVNGTIMSSGGTGSNGGYHGEEGTITGKKCPKGLYGTFCTECPVGTYKDVVGSNSSLCVPCSLDVLPRRANFIYVRGGVTQPSCPYKCLSEKYKMPNCYTPLEDLMHTFGGPWPFAILLSFLLVIIALLLSALRIKMIGSDLSYRSASSMQHDVSDSFPYLLSLAEVPGTSRAEETQSHVHRMYFMGSNTFREPWHLSYSPPNAIIGIVYEDAFNRFIDGINSVAAYEWWEGSVHSILSVLAYPCAWSWKQWRRRKKIHRLQEYVKSEYDHSCLRSCRSRALYKGMKVGSSPDLMVAYIDFFLGGDEKRLDIASTIQKRFPMCIIFGGDGSYMSPYYLHSDTLLTNLLGQYVSTAIWNRLVAGFNAQLRTVRQGCIRSALHPVVAWTNSHANFQLEHHGVRVELGWFQATASGYYQLGILVALNEYFFNNVHQSDMLDTSNSPRCARNMKNSSVSSKILKPLQQSQPCTSHTMSCKKLTGGVNGGIINEVTLKSLDYRRDYLFPLSLLLQNTRPVGFQETLQLLICIMLLGDFSVTLLTLVQFYWISLGAFLAVLLILPLSLLSPFPAGLNALFSRGPKRSSLARVYALWNATSIVNIVSYVACGWWHLFVEFYILVFRPQNLVEILTHPN